From Bacilli bacterium PM5-9:
TTTACATATTCAAAATATTAATGATAACACTTTTTACAATTACACATAAAAAAGAAGGTAACTTATGTTACCCCCTAATTATTGACAAAGCTCCTTTTTCTTTTATTCATTAATATGATCAATTCCATTTTTAAATATTTGCAAAACATGTTCATCATCAAGTGAGTAGAAAACATGTTTACCTTCTTTTCGAGGTTTTACTAATTTGTTTTGTCTTAACACTTTTAATTGATGAGAAACTGCAGATTGTGAAATATCGAGTATTGCTGAAATTTCATGTACACAAATTTCTTTCAATGATAGCAAATGAAGAATTCTTATTCTTGTTATATCACCAAATACTTTATAGAATTCTGATAATTGATATGCTTGATCTTCATTAAGTAATTTTTCTTCCAACTCCTCGATACTTTTATTATAACTTTCTTCTAAACAAACTTCTTTATTTTCTGACAATAGTCTCACACCTTTTTAAATATTTTTATCATTAAGCACTCGCATTGAATTAAAGATAGCAATGATTGCTACTCCAACATCGGCAATTACTGCTTCCCATACTGTTGCAACACCAAATAATCCTAGTGATAATGCTGCTAGTTTAACCACCATAGCTATCACAATATTTTGCATGACAATTCTTTTTGTTTTTCTTGATATTTTAAGAGCTGTTGCAATCTTACTAATTTCATCATTCATAATAACAATGTCAGCTGATTCAATTGCTGCATCACTACCAACACCACCCATTGCAATTCCGATATCTGCTCTTGTTAGAACAGGAGCATCATTTATACCATCTCCAACAAAAGCAATTTTACTACCAGCTTCTTTATTTCTATCAAGTTCTTCTAATTTTTCAACTTTTTGATTTGGTAATAACTTAGAAAAATATTTTGTTATACCTACTTCACTCGCTACTTTTTTAGCGACTTGTTCATTATCACCTGTTAACATCACTAAATTATTAACACCTAGAGCTTTTAAGTTTTCTAATCCTTGCTTTGTATCTTCTTTTATTTCATCAGCTACTTCAATATATCCTAGATATTTACCTGCTTTTGCTAAATAAACAATAGTTCCAACATTTTCTTTTTTTGTTGCAGATATTTTATTATTTTCCATTAACAAGTAGTTACCTGCTAAAACTTCCTCATTATTAATTTTTACTCTTATACCTTGACCTGATATTTCCTCATAGTCACTAATTGCTTGAAAATCAACTTTTTTGCCATAGCTTTCAATAATTGAAATCGCAATTGGATGTGTTGAATAACTTTCTGCATAAGCTGCTACTTTTAAAAGTTCTTCTTTATTATAACTACTTTCAGGTTCTAGAGCAACTACTGTAAAATTACCTTTTGTTAATGTTCCTGTTTTATCAAAAACTACTGTATCTAATTTAGAAAGTGCTTCAAGATAATTTGCTCCTTTAACTAAAATACCATGTTTAGATGCATTTCCTACTCCGCCAAAGAATCCTAATGGTATTGATATTACTAAAGCACATGGACATGAGATAACTAGGAAAATTAGTGCACGATAAATCCATGGATAAAAGCCTTCTGCTGAAAATGTTAATGGTGGTACTATAGCAACCGCTAGTGCTATAAAAACAACTGTTGGTGTATATACTCTAGCAAACTTAGTAATAAAATTTTCTGTTGGTGCTTTTGATGCACTACTATTTTCAACTAAATCTAATATTTTTGCTACTGTTGAATCACTATATTCTTTTGTTACTTCTATTGTTATAACACTTTCTTTGTTAATTGAACCACTTAATACTTCGCTTCCTATTTTAACTTTAACATCTGCTGATTCTCCTGTTAAAGCTTTTGTATCAATAAAAGTTGTTCCTTCAACTACAACTCCATCAAGTGGTATTTTTTCTCCTGGTTTAATTAAAACTTTATCACCTATTTTAACATCTTCAGGATTAACTTGTTTAACATCATTATCTACAACTAAATTTGCATATTCAGCTTGAATATCCATTAATCCAGTAATTGATTTTCTTGACTTATTAACTGCCATATCTTGAAAGAATTCTCCAACTTTATAGAAAACCATTACTGCAATTGCTTCTGT
This genomic window contains:
- a CDS encoding Cd2+/Zn2+-exporting ATPase (product_source=KO:K01534; cath_funfam=2.70.150.10,3.30.70.100,3.40.50.1000; cog=COG2217; ko=KO:K01534; pfam=PF00122,PF00403,PF00702; superfamily=55008,56784,81653; tigrfam=TIGR01525; transmembrane_helix_parts=Outside_1_145,TMhelix_146_168,Inside_169_172,TMhelix_173_195,Outside_196_209,TMhelix_210_232,Inside_233_372,TMhelix_373_395,Outside_396_409,TMhelix_410_432,Inside_433_712,TMhelix_713_735,Outside_736_738,TMhelix_739_756,Inside_757_761), encoding MKLKIQGLDCANCAMKIEDELKKDSRLEEVNVDFVNQCISYSTKKDVKVDEIKKVITKIEPDVTFLDEKIEKYIYHIGGLDCAECASSFEKKINEQEEVKKAVVDFTNQKLIIEYNEKDFNKIKEIASQFDDGLTLSKTKEDESDGINWEIIISVSIALILVASTFIIDMSKTVELIVLFVAYIVAGYDVLLKLVKNLLKGQLFDENFLMGIATVAAFGIGEYTEAIAVMVFYKVGEFFQDMAVNKSRKSITGLMDIQAEYANLVVDNDVKQVNPEDVKIGDKVLIKPGEKIPLDGVVVEGTTFIDTKALTGESADVKVKIGSEVLSGSINKESVITIEVTKEYSDSTVAKILDLVENSSASKAPTENFITKFARVYTPTVVFIALAVAIVPPLTFSAEGFYPWIYRALIFLVISCPCALVISIPLGFFGGVGNASKHGILVKGANYLEALSKLDTVVFDKTGTLTKGNFTVVALEPESSYNKEELLKVAAYAESYSTHPIAISIIESYGKKVDFQAISDYEEISGQGIRVKINNEEVLAGNYLLMENNKISATKKENVGTIVYLAKAGKYLGYIEVADEIKEDTKQGLENLKALGVNNLVMLTGDNEQVAKKVASEVGITKYFSKLLPNQKVEKLEELDRNKEAGSKIAFVGDGINDAPVLTRADIGIAMGGVGSDAAIESADIVIMNDEISKIATALKISRKTKRIVMQNIVIAMVVKLAALSLGLFGVATVWEAVIADVGVAIIAIFNSMRVLNDKNI
- a CDS encoding DNA-binding transcriptional ArsR family regulator (product_source=COG0640; cath_funfam=1.10.10.10; cog=COG0640; ko=KO:K21903; pfam=PF01022; smart=SM00418; superfamily=46785), whose translation is MSENKEVCLEESYNKSIEELEEKLLNEDQAYQLSEFYKVFGDITRIRILHLLSLKEICVHEISAILDISQSAVSHQLKVLRQNKLVKPRKEGKHVFYSLDDEHVLQIFKNGIDHINE